In a genomic window of Terriglobales bacterium:
- a CDS encoding enoyl-CoA hydratase-related protein — translation MATAVLAVTYENLLFEKKNAIAYVTVNRPKVLNALNMATMEELRSAFTAIKNDPEVRVAILTGAGEKAFIAGADINELAKNNSVEAKQYTHRGQAVLDLIENLGKPVIACINGFALGGGCEIALACTMRFASENAKLGQPEVKLGIIPGYGGTQRLPRLVGKGRAMQLVLSGEMIPAQEAARMGLVNEVVAAAELIPRAEAVAHKIIANAPLAIEYAMEAVNRGMEMTLAEGLFLEATLFAVSCATEDKKEGTTAFLEKRAPQFRGK, via the coding sequence ATGGCTACTGCTGTGCTGGCTGTCACGTACGAAAATCTGCTGTTCGAAAAGAAAAACGCTATTGCCTACGTCACCGTGAACCGCCCTAAGGTGCTTAACGCGCTGAATATGGCAACCATGGAGGAACTGAGGTCAGCATTTACCGCCATCAAGAACGATCCTGAGGTAAGGGTGGCCATCTTGACCGGTGCGGGCGAGAAGGCGTTCATCGCGGGTGCGGACATTAACGAGCTTGCCAAAAATAATTCCGTAGAAGCGAAACAATACACGCATCGCGGCCAGGCCGTGCTGGATCTGATCGAGAATCTGGGCAAGCCGGTGATCGCCTGTATCAACGGATTCGCTCTCGGTGGAGGATGTGAGATCGCCTTGGCCTGCACCATGCGCTTCGCCAGCGAGAATGCCAAGCTCGGTCAGCCGGAGGTGAAGCTGGGAATCATTCCCGGTTATGGCGGGACGCAGCGCTTGCCACGGCTGGTGGGAAAAGGTCGCGCCATGCAGTTGGTACTCTCTGGGGAGATGATCCCTGCGCAAGAAGCCGCACGGATGGGACTGGTAAATGAGGTGGTCGCGGCGGCGGAATTGATCCCACGCGCTGAGGCGGTCGCTCACAAGATCATTGCGAATGCTCCGCTGGCAATCGAATACGCCATGGAGGCCGTGAACCGCGGGATGGAGATGACGCTTGCAGAAGGTCTTTTCCTGGAAGCCACGCTGTTTGCTGTCTCGTGTGCGACCGAAGACAAGAAAGAAGGGACGACCGCCTTCTTGGAGAAGCGGGCCCCACAGTTCCGAGGAAAATAA
- a CDS encoding 3-hydroxybutyryl-CoA dehydrogenase, translating to MIIRKVAVCGCGLMGSGIAQVCATAGFDVTVLETEQKFLDKGFAGIEKSLAKFADKGNLKEPPDAIRRRIRGTTKAEDLADCDVVIEAIIENILEKKELYERLSRIVKRDAILATNTSSISVTELMTATPLPERFVGLHFFNPVPLMKLVEVVRTIATDPEVYEIVYQFAQKLGKVPVRTSDRTGFIVNRLLVPYLLDAIRAYEEGVGSISDIDTSMKLGCGYPMGPFTLLDFVGLDTTYYITHVMFDEFKEPRFASPPLLKRMVLAGWMGRKSGKGFYDYANPEKPLPQDAALRGLAEEKAGVAAD from the coding sequence ATGATCATCCGAAAGGTTGCCGTTTGTGGCTGCGGTTTGATGGGATCAGGCATCGCGCAAGTCTGCGCAACGGCGGGGTTCGATGTCACCGTGCTTGAGACTGAACAGAAATTCCTGGACAAGGGCTTTGCTGGAATCGAGAAATCTTTGGCAAAATTTGCCGACAAAGGCAATCTCAAGGAGCCGCCAGATGCGATTCGCCGTCGCATCCGCGGCACGACCAAAGCCGAGGATCTTGCCGATTGCGACGTGGTGATCGAAGCCATCATCGAAAACATCCTGGAAAAAAAAGAGCTCTATGAGCGTTTGAGCAGAATCGTAAAGCGGGATGCGATTCTGGCCACCAACACTTCCTCGATCTCGGTGACAGAGCTGATGACAGCCACGCCGCTGCCGGAGCGCTTCGTCGGGTTGCACTTCTTCAATCCTGTGCCGCTGATGAAACTGGTGGAAGTGGTCAGGACCATCGCTACCGATCCCGAAGTTTACGAAATCGTGTACCAGTTTGCGCAGAAGCTGGGAAAGGTGCCGGTGCGCACCAGTGACCGCACGGGGTTCATCGTAAATCGGCTGCTGGTGCCTTATCTGCTCGACGCAATCCGCGCCTACGAAGAGGGAGTTGGATCGATCAGCGATATAGATACTTCCATGAAGCTGGGATGCGGATACCCCATGGGTCCATTTACGCTTCTGGATTTCGTCGGCCTGGATACGACGTACTACATCACCCACGTGATGTTCGACGAGTTTAAGGAGCCGCGCTTTGCATCGCCGCCGCTGTTGAAGCGCATGGTGCTGGCGGGCTGGATGGGGCGCAAGAGCGGGAAAGGATTTTACGATTACGCGAATCCGGAAAAACCGCTCCCGCAGGACGCGGCGCTGCGCGGCCTGGCAGAGGAGAAGGCCGGAGTCGCGGCAGACTGA
- a CDS encoding acetyl-CoA C-acetyltransferase, giving the protein MPNTTEIAIVSGARTPMGRYCGKLRDFTAQELGAIAAKGALERAGVDPQEIDHVIFGNAQQTSGDAIYGARHVGLLAGVPTDTPALTVNRLCGSGMQALVSAAQMIQLGEAKTVLAGGMESMSQAPHVIRGMRWGVGLGEGKLEDSLMVALLDSYCGLTMANTAELLGEQQGITREMQDCLALRSQQLAEGAYRAGRLPEELVPVPLKNKRGEPTGEMFTEDDHRRPETTIEGLSKLKPAFSKNGTVTAGNASGIVDGGAATVVMKLDEAQKRGLKPLGRIVSWGIAGVEPKLMGRGPVPATRMALQKAGLKLEDIDLIELNEAFAAQYLAVEKELGLDRNRVNVNGGAIALGHPLGATGTRLVITLLNELRRRKKKYGLATACIGGGQGIAMIVEAIQ; this is encoded by the coding sequence ATGCCAAACACAACTGAAATTGCTATTGTTAGCGGCGCTCGCACGCCGATGGGACGTTATTGCGGGAAGTTGCGGGATTTCACGGCTCAGGAATTAGGTGCCATCGCTGCAAAAGGCGCACTCGAACGTGCCGGCGTTGACCCCCAGGAAATTGACCACGTAATCTTCGGGAATGCCCAGCAGACCTCGGGCGACGCCATCTATGGTGCCCGCCACGTCGGCTTGCTGGCAGGCGTGCCGACTGACACGCCGGCCCTGACCGTCAACCGGCTGTGCGGATCGGGAATGCAGGCGCTGGTCAGCGCAGCGCAAATGATTCAACTGGGCGAAGCCAAAACTGTGCTGGCAGGCGGCATGGAATCTATGTCGCAGGCGCCGCATGTGATCCGCGGCATGCGCTGGGGCGTTGGCCTGGGCGAAGGCAAGCTGGAAGATTCACTCATGGTGGCTCTCCTCGACAGCTATTGCGGCCTGACCATGGCGAACACCGCCGAGCTTTTGGGCGAACAGCAGGGCATCACGCGTGAGATGCAGGATTGCCTGGCGCTCCGTTCACAGCAACTGGCGGAAGGAGCGTATCGCGCAGGGCGGCTGCCGGAAGAGCTGGTGCCGGTTCCGCTGAAGAACAAGCGGGGCGAGCCCACGGGTGAGATGTTCACCGAGGACGACCATCGTCGCCCAGAGACAACCATCGAGGGCCTGAGCAAGCTGAAGCCAGCCTTTTCCAAGAATGGGACGGTAACCGCAGGCAATGCCAGCGGAATCGTGGACGGCGGCGCGGCCACAGTGGTAATGAAGCTGGACGAAGCACAGAAGCGAGGCCTGAAGCCGCTGGGCCGCATCGTGAGCTGGGGTATTGCGGGAGTCGAACCCAAGCTGATGGGCCGCGGTCCGGTGCCGGCAACGCGAATGGCGCTGCAGAAGGCAGGCTTGAAGCTCGAGGATATCGACCTCATAGAGCTAAACGAAGCCTTCGCCGCGCAATACCTGGCGGTTGAGAAGGAACTGGGCCTTGACCGCAATCGCGTAAACGTCAACGGCGGCGCAATCGCTCTCGGGCATCCGCTGGGCGCGACCGGTACGCGGCTGGTGATCACCCTGCTCAACGAACTGCGCCGGCGTAAGAAGAAGTACGGCTTAGCCACTGCGTGTATCGGCGGAGGACAGGGGATCGCGATGATTGTGGAGGCGATCCAGTAA